The Phyllopteryx taeniolatus isolate TA_2022b chromosome 9, UOR_Ptae_1.2, whole genome shotgun sequence genome contains a region encoding:
- the LOC133484126 gene encoding neurogenic differentiation factor 4-like: protein MMIKPYARQGEAEEDVSPAQWMEGDVSSPDGNAPLTSHRCGARGMNHQQEGSEEVEEDEEEEEGGQEGDNESKQCGSKRKRVTKARQERFRARRVKANARERSRMHGLNDALENLRSIMPCHSKTQKLSKIETLRLARNYICALSAALEGGLSMESRAFMETLCKGLSQPTTNLVAGCLQLGPAPGVCGRPDDRVRPPPVPLGGVASYSSPGLPSPPYGSFDSAHLLHMKALKGGAYESHSPNEYNTGGVGTPPYEGPPTPPLSISSNLVSKQEPSPHYLAPSHYSPSSVDHGLYHPQTGYGVQASYDSYHPPHMTPRQITPVYRD from the coding sequence ATGATGATTAAGCCCTACGCGAGACAAGGGGAGGCAGAGGAGGACGTCAGCCCCGCGCAGTGGATGGAGGGTGACGTGAGCTCACCCGACGGCAACGCACCTTTGACCTCACACCGCTGCGGAGCACGCGGCATGAACCATCAGCAGGAGGGCAGCGAGGAGGTCGAAGAAgacgaggaagaagaagaaggaggccAGGAGGGTGACAACGAATCCAAACAATGTGGATCCAAGAGGAAGCGGGTGACCAAGGCCAGGCAGGAGCGCTTCCGTGCCCGGCGCGTCAAGGCCAACGCCAGGGAGCGCTCACGCATGCACGGCCTGAACGACGCGCTGGAGAACCTGCGCAGCATCATGCCCTGTCACTCAAAAACCCAAAAACTGTCCAAAATCGAGACCCTGCGTCTAGCCCGTAACTACATCTGCGCTCTCTCGGCTGCCCTGGAGGGGGGTCTTTCCATGGAAAGCAGAGCTTTCATGGAGACCCTTTGCAAGGGCCTTTCGCAACCCACCACCAACCTCGTCGCTGGGTGTCTGCAGCTGGGCCCGGCGCCCGGCGTCTGCGGGAGACCTGACGACAGAGTCCGGCCGCCGCCTGTTCCTCTTGGTGGCGTGGCGAGCTACTCCTCCCCGGGCCTGCCGAGTCCGCCCTACGGCAGCTTTGACTCTGCTCACCTGCTCCACATGAAGGCCCTGAAAGGAGGGGCGTACGAGAGCCACTCGCCAAATGAGTATAACACAGGCGGCGTGGGGACGCCCCCCTACGAGGGGCCGCCTACTCCACCCCTGAGCATCAGCAGCAACCTGGTCAGCAAACAGGAGCCGTCACCTCACTACTTAGCCCCATCGCACTACTCCCCGTCCTCTGTGGACCACGGCCTGTACCACCCTCAGACCGGCT